A single window of Intrasporangium calvum DSM 43043 DNA harbors:
- a CDS encoding RibD family protein, with product MPERPYVLLSCGMSIDGYLDTSASKRLLLSNAADFDRVDAERAASDAILVGASTIRKDDPRLLVRSPERRADRVSRGLPASPTKVTVTSHADLDCNASFFTVGETEKLVYCASEAVPEASARLSGVATVVDAGQPCTMHHVLEDLHGRGVRRLMVEGGGTVHTQLLTADLADELQLVVAPFFVGDSAACRFVGDGDFPWNPERRATLAEVRQIDDVVMLRYALSSRFERG from the coding sequence ATGCCTGAGCGTCCCTACGTCCTCCTGAGCTGCGGCATGTCCATCGACGGGTACCTCGACACCAGCGCCAGCAAGCGGCTCCTGCTGTCGAACGCCGCGGACTTCGACCGGGTCGACGCCGAGCGGGCGGCGTCCGACGCGATCCTCGTCGGGGCCTCCACCATCCGCAAGGACGACCCGCGCCTCCTGGTCCGCTCGCCCGAGCGGCGGGCCGACCGCGTGTCCCGCGGCTTGCCGGCATCACCGACGAAGGTGACGGTGACGAGCCACGCCGACCTCGACTGCAACGCGAGCTTCTTCACCGTCGGCGAGACCGAGAAGCTGGTCTACTGCGCCTCCGAGGCGGTGCCGGAGGCGTCCGCCCGGCTGAGCGGGGTCGCCACCGTGGTCGACGCCGGACAGCCGTGCACGATGCACCACGTCCTCGAGGACCTCCACGGCCGCGGTGTCCGCCGGCTCATGGTCGAGGGCGGCGGCACGGTCCACACCCAGCTGCTCACGGCCGACCTCGCGGACGAGCTGCAGCTCGTCGTCGCTCCGTTCTTCGTGGGCGACTCGGCCGCCTGCCGGTTCGTCGGTGACGGCGACTTCCCCTGGAACCCGGAGCGCCGGGCGACCCTGGCCGAGGTTCGCCAGATCGACGACGTGGTGATGCTCCGCTATGCGCTGTCGTCGCGCTTCGAAAGGGGATGA
- a CDS encoding GTP cyclohydrolase II, which yields MLQPFPAASVRNHVTVPLAFPDGFETTARLFTFDGLADGLEHVALGLGSRAAPPALGPEPAAPLPVRLHSECLTGDVFGSQRCDCGAQLREAVQVLANSGGYLLYLRQEGRGIGLYAKLEAYLLQDAGLDTYQANVALGFEEDERDYTVAAQMLHALAVPRVELLSNNPDKAAQLRGLGIDVVRRVPTGVHLSAANAHYLATKVVRGAHTLDLPPDGHPGPA from the coding sequence ATGCTCCAGCCGTTCCCGGCCGCGTCGGTTCGCAACCACGTCACCGTGCCGCTCGCGTTCCCGGACGGTTTCGAGACGACGGCCAGGCTCTTCACGTTCGACGGGCTGGCCGACGGGCTCGAGCACGTCGCTCTCGGACTGGGCAGTCGCGCCGCCCCGCCTGCTCTGGGACCGGAGCCGGCGGCGCCGCTGCCGGTGCGCCTGCACAGCGAGTGCCTCACCGGAGACGTCTTCGGCAGCCAGCGGTGCGACTGCGGTGCCCAGCTCCGGGAGGCGGTGCAGGTGCTGGCGAACTCGGGCGGCTACCTGCTCTACCTGCGGCAGGAGGGCCGCGGGATCGGGCTCTACGCCAAGCTCGAGGCCTACCTGCTCCAGGACGCCGGGCTCGACACCTACCAGGCGAACGTCGCGCTCGGCTTCGAGGAGGACGAGCGTGACTACACCGTCGCCGCCCAGATGCTCCACGCCCTGGCGGTGCCGCGCGTCGAGCTGCTGAGCAACAACCCCGACAAGGCCGCGCAGCTGCGGGGACTGGGCATCGACGTGGTCCGGCGGGTGCCGACGGGCGTGCACCTGTCCGCGGCCAACGCCCACTACCTGGCGACCAAGGTGGTTCGTGGCGCGCACACCCTGGACCTCCCGCCCGACGGGCACCCCGGCCCGGCCTGA
- a CDS encoding SURF1 family protein, whose product MLRGLLTPRWVGLTIVMLLAVTACVFLGLWQLGVAQDVGRKEAVSAAAALPRAPLAEVTSPHSAFEPEFSNRPVSATGTYAAELGFLVPDRRLGGRVGSWVVGALQTSDGVVPVLRGFVEGTPAAAPAPPRGTVTVLGTLGPGESPRPGAALPDGQRSGIDLAQLVNEWPGDLYNVVLLAGSESEGSGGSGGSGGSGGADPALTRVPPPDLDTPLNLRNLAYAVQWWVFGLFAMWMWWKMFRAEQQPASSEPVASREDAHA is encoded by the coding sequence GTGCTCCGTGGCCTGCTCACACCCCGCTGGGTGGGCTTGACGATCGTCATGCTCCTCGCGGTCACCGCGTGCGTCTTCCTCGGCCTCTGGCAGCTCGGCGTCGCCCAGGACGTCGGGCGCAAGGAGGCCGTCAGCGCGGCTGCCGCGCTGCCGCGTGCGCCGCTCGCCGAGGTGACGAGCCCCCACTCCGCGTTCGAGCCGGAGTTCTCGAACCGGCCGGTGAGCGCGACGGGGACGTATGCCGCTGAGCTGGGTTTCCTCGTCCCGGACCGTCGGCTGGGTGGCCGGGTCGGCTCCTGGGTGGTCGGGGCGCTGCAGACCTCGGACGGGGTGGTGCCGGTGCTCCGCGGGTTCGTCGAGGGCACCCCCGCAGCGGCCCCGGCCCCACCGCGGGGCACGGTGACGGTCCTGGGCACCTTGGGGCCCGGCGAGTCCCCGCGCCCCGGCGCCGCCCTGCCGGACGGGCAGCGCAGTGGGATCGACCTGGCCCAGCTCGTCAACGAGTGGCCCGGCGACCTCTACAACGTCGTGCTGCTGGCCGGCTCCGAGTCCGAGGGGTCCGGGGGGTCCGGCGGGTCCGGCGGGTCCGGCGGAGCCGACCCTGCCCTCACCCGGGTGCCGCCGCCCGACCTCGACACGCCGCTCAACCTCAGGAACCTCGCGTACGCGGTCCAGTGGTGGGTGTTCGGTCTGTTCGCGATGTGGATGTGGTGGAAGATGTTCCGAGCAGAGCAGCAGCCGGCCAGTTCCGAGCCGGTCGCATCGAGAGAGGACGCGCACGCGTGA
- a CDS encoding DUF3817 domain-containing protein: MSTYPTNLAKPKQIRTALTIYRVMAIVAGIALFILIAEMIMKYGFEQENFLTENWSYIHGFIYMGFAASVANLGVKVAWGFKRIVLNLLAGFVPVLPWIAEHRNTKEISAMLQRAYVA, from the coding sequence GTGAGCACGTACCCGACCAACCTGGCCAAGCCGAAGCAGATCCGGACGGCCCTCACCATCTACCGGGTCATGGCGATCGTCGCCGGCATCGCGCTGTTCATCCTCATCGCCGAGATGATCATGAAGTACGGCTTCGAGCAGGAGAACTTCCTCACCGAGAACTGGAGCTACATCCACGGCTTCATCTACATGGGCTTCGCCGCGTCGGTTGCCAACCTCGGCGTCAAGGTCGCGTGGGGCTTCAAGCGCATCGTGCTCAACCTGCTTGCGGGCTTCGTCCCGGTCCTGCCGTGGATCGCGGAGCACCGCAACACCAAGGAGATCTCCGCGATGCTCCAGCGGGCCTACGTCGCCTGA
- the guaA gene encoding glutamine-hydrolyzing GMP synthase: protein MSEAHDLQAHPVIVVDFGAQYAQLIARRVREAQVYSEVVPHSISAAEILAKEPAAIILSGGPSSVYEDGAPRLDAALLDAGVPVFGMCYGFQAMAQALGGTVDRTGAREYGKTQASISRTDSTLFDGQPEEQVVWMSHGDSVGEVPDGFRVTASTLSTPVAAFENDEQRLYGVQWHPEVLHSEQGQRVLENFLRRGAGITPEWTPGNVVDELVESIRDQVGEDRVLCALSGGVDSSVAAALVQRAVGDQLTCVFVDHGLLREGEAEQVEKDFVEATGVDLVVVDAQERFLTALAGVTEPEAKRKIIGEQFIRVFEQAARDVVGSHADEEHPVKWLVQGTLYPDVVESGGGEGAANIKSHHNVGGLPDDLQFKLIEPLRTLFKDEVRQVGLELGVPEVIVWRQPFPGPGLGIRIIGAVDAERLAILRRADAIARDELTKAGLDRDIWQCPVVLLADVRSVGVQGDFRTYGHPVVLRPVASEDAMTADWARVPYEVLAQISTRITNEVTEVNRVVLDVTSKPPGTIEWE from the coding sequence GTGAGTGAAGCGCACGACCTCCAGGCCCACCCCGTCATCGTCGTCGACTTCGGCGCCCAGTACGCACAGCTGATCGCGAGGCGGGTCCGCGAGGCGCAGGTCTACAGCGAGGTGGTGCCGCACTCGATCTCGGCCGCCGAGATCCTCGCCAAGGAGCCCGCCGCGATCATCCTCTCCGGCGGGCCGAGCTCTGTCTACGAGGACGGGGCCCCGCGGCTCGACGCGGCGCTGCTCGACGCAGGCGTGCCGGTGTTCGGTATGTGCTACGGCTTCCAGGCGATGGCTCAGGCGCTCGGCGGGACGGTGGACCGCACCGGAGCGAGGGAGTACGGCAAGACCCAGGCGTCCATCTCACGCACCGACTCCACCCTCTTCGACGGCCAGCCGGAGGAGCAGGTCGTGTGGATGTCGCACGGAGACTCGGTGGGCGAGGTTCCGGACGGCTTCCGCGTCACGGCCTCCACCCTGAGCACGCCGGTCGCCGCCTTCGAGAACGACGAGCAGCGGCTCTATGGCGTGCAGTGGCACCCCGAGGTGCTGCACTCCGAGCAGGGCCAGCGGGTGCTCGAGAACTTCCTCCGCAGGGGCGCCGGGATCACCCCCGAGTGGACGCCCGGCAACGTCGTCGACGAGCTCGTCGAGTCGATCCGGGACCAGGTCGGCGAGGACCGGGTGCTCTGTGCGCTCTCCGGCGGCGTCGACTCCTCGGTGGCGGCGGCCCTCGTCCAGCGGGCCGTCGGTGACCAGCTCACCTGCGTCTTCGTCGACCACGGGCTGCTCCGCGAGGGCGAGGCCGAGCAGGTCGAGAAGGACTTCGTCGAGGCGACCGGCGTCGACCTCGTCGTCGTCGACGCCCAGGAGCGGTTCCTCACGGCGCTCGCCGGGGTCACCGAGCCCGAGGCCAAGCGCAAGATCATCGGCGAGCAGTTCATCCGGGTCTTCGAGCAGGCCGCCCGCGACGTCGTCGGTTCGCACGCCGACGAGGAGCACCCCGTCAAGTGGCTCGTGCAGGGCACGCTCTATCCCGATGTCGTCGAGTCGGGTGGTGGCGAGGGCGCGGCCAACATCAAGAGCCACCACAACGTCGGTGGCCTGCCGGACGATCTGCAGTTCAAGCTGATCGAGCCGTTGCGCACCCTGTTCAAGGACGAGGTCAGGCAGGTCGGGCTCGAGCTCGGCGTGCCCGAGGTCATCGTCTGGCGACAGCCGTTCCCCGGTCCGGGGCTCGGGATCCGCATCATCGGGGCGGTCGACGCCGAGCGGCTCGCCATCCTCCGCCGCGCCGACGCCATCGCCCGCGACGAGCTGACGAAGGCGGGGCTCGACCGCGACATCTGGCAGTGCCCGGTCGTCCTCCTCGCCGACGTCCGCTCGGTCGGGGTCCAGGGCGACTTCCGCACCTACGGACACCCGGTCGTGCTGCGCCCGGTCGCCTCGGAGGACGCGATGACGGCCGACTGGGCCCGCGTCCCCTACGAGGTGCTCGCCCAGATCTCGACGCGCATCACCAACGAGGTGACCGAGGTCAACCGGGTCGTGCTCGACGTGACGAGCAAGCCCCCGGGCACCATCGAGTGGGAGTAG
- the asnB gene encoding asparagine synthase (glutamine-hydrolyzing) has protein sequence MCGIAGYLGIEADEALLQRMNDCQVHRGPDGDGLFTDGPVGLAHRRLSIIDRAHGQQPMTTRDGRFTIVYNGEVYNYLPLRAELEGLGHTFTTDSDTEVVLQSFAQWGAEAFDRFNGMFGLAIWDAQERSLTLARDHFGIKPVYVCRSAGSGAGGADAWLFASEIKPILASGRYERRPNERTIYRYLRFRIHEDGRETFFDGIERLEPGEVMTIAEDGTVERRPFTRLREELLELAREQRPYDEAAAREYRDRLTEAVRLRLQSEVPVGTSLSGGLDSSAVAVIINRLLNEHDRTAESVGAQQNTFSAVFPGSINDEERYVDDVLEICKGHVAGHKITPTPTEFKEDLADFVRTQEEPLISSGPYAQYQVMREATKHVTVLLDGQGADEMMAGYIPYYFVYLRQLRAQGALRAAAELSKSLDVLYRLGRFKLKAKLRGRKSIPTTQLLAKGFVAAHAGERYTVEGSNLKKRLVEDLFVGSLPSLLRYEDKNTMRFSLEGRVPFLDKEVVKYIFSLSDEAIIKDGWNKRILRDATRDLLPESINRRRNKIGFTTPQGEWFMRLKNHFYGIFLSESFAARPYFDQTEVLHAFEGWIKGTNDVDSMTFWRLLNLELWLQEYFDEKVDEAAQGSVSRVKTDYEPNARKQLDLTLDDGQVVRRYPLRTELYAREDDLDSKTLGYIDRFFAGLPEAGADHEVATKGTWYFFISEKIVAITQGRSYFIWDIKVSRPARILSRYVTRTPAGIGLGSPFTMQLAIEEAGLARVLYASAGGAVGKLVGRRGLFYDLVGGDIRAIDGPTEYSVYPANVSAKLAPKDPDQVAARLSAAIRERVPAPWRDTFGGTVVMDANDIGRNVLGTDAPGLKERYEAMFADNPLGQGSEQTPMAIVFELT, from the coding sequence ATGTGCGGAATCGCGGGTTATCTCGGAATCGAGGCGGACGAGGCGCTCCTGCAGCGGATGAACGACTGCCAGGTCCACCGGGGACCCGACGGGGACGGCCTCTTCACCGATGGTCCCGTGGGGCTCGCCCACCGGCGCTTGTCGATCATCGACCGCGCACACGGCCAGCAGCCGATGACGACCCGCGACGGGCGGTTCACCATCGTCTACAACGGCGAGGTCTACAACTACCTGCCGCTGCGCGCGGAGCTCGAGGGGCTCGGGCACACCTTCACGACGGACAGCGACACGGAGGTCGTCCTCCAGTCGTTCGCGCAGTGGGGCGCCGAGGCGTTCGACCGCTTCAACGGGATGTTCGGCCTCGCCATCTGGGACGCGCAGGAGCGGTCGCTGACGCTCGCTCGCGACCACTTCGGGATCAAACCCGTTTACGTATGCCGCTCAGCTGGCTCGGGTGCCGGCGGCGCGGACGCGTGGTTGTTCGCTTCGGAGATCAAGCCCATCCTCGCGTCGGGCCGCTACGAGAGGCGGCCGAACGAGCGCACCATCTACCGCTACCTGCGCTTCCGGATCCACGAGGACGGCCGGGAGACCTTCTTCGACGGGATCGAGCGGCTCGAGCCTGGCGAGGTCATGACCATTGCCGAGGACGGGACCGTCGAACGCCGGCCCTTCACCCGGCTCCGCGAGGAGCTGCTCGAGCTCGCTCGGGAGCAGCGGCCCTACGACGAGGCGGCCGCGCGCGAGTACCGTGACCGGCTCACCGAGGCCGTCCGGCTGCGGCTGCAGTCGGAGGTGCCGGTCGGGACCTCGCTGTCCGGGGGGCTCGACTCGTCGGCCGTCGCCGTCATCATCAACCGGCTGCTCAACGAGCACGACCGGACAGCGGAGTCCGTTGGGGCGCAGCAGAACACGTTCTCCGCTGTCTTTCCCGGCTCGATCAACGACGAGGAACGCTACGTCGACGACGTCCTCGAGATCTGCAAGGGACACGTCGCCGGGCACAAGATCACGCCGACGCCGACGGAGTTCAAGGAGGACCTCGCCGACTTCGTGCGCACCCAGGAGGAGCCGCTCATCTCGAGTGGCCCCTACGCGCAGTACCAGGTGATGCGCGAGGCGACGAAGCACGTCACCGTCCTCCTCGACGGTCAGGGCGCCGACGAGATGATGGCCGGCTACATCCCGTACTACTTCGTCTACCTGCGGCAGCTGCGGGCCCAGGGTGCGCTCAGGGCGGCGGCGGAGCTGTCGAAGTCCCTCGACGTCCTCTACCGGCTCGGACGGTTCAAGCTCAAGGCGAAGCTGCGTGGGCGCAAGAGCATCCCGACGACCCAGCTCCTCGCAAAGGGGTTCGTCGCCGCGCACGCGGGGGAGCGCTACACCGTCGAGGGGAGCAACCTCAAGAAGCGGCTCGTCGAGGACCTCTTCGTCGGCTCGCTGCCCTCACTGCTGCGCTACGAGGACAAGAACACCATGCGGTTCTCCCTCGAAGGGCGCGTGCCGTTCCTCGACAAGGAGGTCGTCAAGTACATCTTCTCGCTGTCCGACGAGGCCATCATCAAGGACGGCTGGAACAAGCGGATCCTCAGGGACGCCACGCGCGACCTGCTGCCCGAGTCGATCAACCGGCGCCGCAACAAGATCGGCTTCACGACCCCGCAGGGCGAGTGGTTCATGCGGCTCAAGAACCACTTCTACGGCATCTTCCTGTCCGAGTCCTTCGCGGCGCGGCCCTACTTCGACCAGACCGAGGTCCTGCACGCGTTCGAGGGCTGGATCAAGGGCACCAACGACGTCGATTCGATGACGTTCTGGCGGCTGCTCAACCTCGAGCTGTGGCTCCAGGAGTACTTCGACGAGAAGGTTGACGAGGCGGCGCAGGGGTCCGTCAGTCGCGTCAAGACCGACTACGAACCCAACGCCCGCAAGCAGCTCGACCTCACCCTTGACGATGGGCAGGTCGTGCGCCGGTACCCCCTTCGCACCGAGCTCTACGCCCGCGAGGACGACCTCGACAGCAAGACCCTCGGCTACATCGACCGGTTCTTCGCGGGACTGCCCGAGGCGGGCGCCGACCACGAGGTCGCCACGAAGGGCACGTGGTACTTCTTCATCTCGGAGAAGATCGTCGCCATCACCCAGGGGCGCTCGTACTTCATCTGGGACATCAAGGTCTCCCGGCCCGCGCGGATCCTGTCGCGCTACGTGACCCGAACACCTGCCGGCATCGGCCTCGGGTCACCCTTCACGATGCAGCTCGCCATCGAGGAGGCCGGCTTGGCTCGCGTGCTCTACGCGTCGGCCGGTGGCGCGGTCGGCAAGCTCGTCGGTCGCCGGGGGCTGTTCTACGACCTGGTCGGCGGTGACATCCGCGCCATCGACGGACCGACCGAGTACTCCGTGTACCCGGCCAACGTCTCGGCCAAGCTGGCTCCGAAGGACCCGGACCAGGTGGCGGCCCGGCTGTCCGCGGCGATCCGCGAGCGGGTGCCGGCGCCATGGCGGGACACCTTCGGCGGGACGGTCGTCATGGACGCCAACGACATCGGCCGCAACGTCCTCGGCACGGACGCGCCGGGCCTCAAGGAGCGGTACGAGGCGATGTTCGCCGACAACCCGCTCGGGCAGGGCTCGGAGCAGACGCCGATGGCGATCGTCTTCGAGCTGACCTGA